A single region of the Mercenaria mercenaria strain notata chromosome 6, MADL_Memer_1, whole genome shotgun sequence genome encodes:
- the LOC123549815 gene encoding uncharacterized protein LOC123549815 isoform X2, whose amino-acid sequence MSPSETCGERCPFLPPKKEKDIKPTEESSKVVAATMDSKYTFGLMAAIAIFIVIAISAIGLYCYCKYRHKNALTPSNSQETMPKVPVNDVIVSLGVQESEENLREEAKEDIPSPPESGADAEEHTPFLPGTGTKPNEHIPYLPEPEAAVETDEHIPFVPGTGNVADEHIPSFHTENVNDNMEPSVTSGEHNDFGEGFSISFSKVRELEANGHTFTEPEFQSVH is encoded by the exons ATGAGTCCCTCGGAAACGTGTGGCGAGAGATGTCCAT TTTTACCACCAAAGAAAGAAAAAGATATCAAGCCAACTGAAGAGTCTTCAAAAGTTGTAGCGGCGACGATGGACAGCAAATACACGTTTGGATTGATGGCTGCAATTGCCATATTCATTGTCATTGCGATCAGTGCAATTGGACTGTATTGTTATTGCAAGTATCGGCACAAAAATGCTTTGACTCCAAGCAATTCACAGGAAACTATGCCGAAGGTTCCAGTGAATGATGTGATCGTGTCCTTGGGTGTTCAGGAAAGTGAAGAG AACCTCAGGGAAGAGGCAAAAGAGGACATACCATCCCCACCGGAGTCAGGAGCAGATGCGGAGGAGCATACACCATTCCTACCGGGGACCGGGACAAAGCCGAATGAGCATATACCATACCTTCCGGAGCCCGAGGCAGCGGTGGAGACGGACGAGCACATACCTTTTGTTCCGGGGACAGGGAATGTTGCGGATGAGCACATCCcgtcttttcatactgaaaaCGTCAATGACAATATGGAACCAAGTGTAACTTCCGGGGAACACAATGATTTCGGTGAAGGATTTTCAATAAGTTTCTCTAAAGTACGGGAGCTAGAAGCAA atggTCATACTTTTACGGAGCCTGAATTTCAATCCGTACATTAG